One window of Halodesulfovibrio sp. genomic DNA carries:
- a CDS encoding tail fiber assembly protein: MNFICPVTRTIYNQRNAVFHKGLKPLNENVPVHDEGLTTRHCMGVEFANGEWRRVWEVKVRPEPEYSEEVARRAQNHCAELLLQCDWTVGADSPLTDENKQEWIVYRKHLRDVNKQGGFPHIIDWGEPPAPIKKKEEGECQQ; encoded by the coding sequence ATGAATTTTATTTGTCCAGTAACACGAACCATCTATAATCAGCGGAATGCTGTTTTTCATAAGGGGTTAAAGCCCCTAAATGAAAACGTGCCTGTCCATGATGAAGGATTAACTACCCGTCATTGTATGGGGGTAGAGTTTGCCAATGGCGAATGGCGCAGAGTATGGGAAGTCAAAGTACGACCTGAACCTGAATATTCTGAGGAGGTAGCCCGTCGTGCCCAAAATCATTGTGCAGAACTGTTGCTCCAATGCGACTGGACAGTGGGGGCAGACTCGCCGCTCACTGATGAAAATAAACAAGAATGGATAGTGTATAGAAAGCATCTTCGTGATGTGAACAAGCAAGGCGGTTTCCCTCATATCATTGATTGGGGTGAACCACCCGCACCGATTAAGAAGAAAGAGGAAGGTGAATGCCAACAATAG
- a CDS encoding DUF6682 family protein, with product MKARELFLQVSAILQDMIPDARRWPWEKQADESDVSLVDLFNSALFEIAMNRPDATAVTESIKLETGARQLIPDPALHQSSKKALRLLEVVQNMGSDGHTAGEPIFATARDALKTADWSKDGIEIDNYAYDAKTNPQVYYVLPAVAKDKDVWVEATYSAIPDAIASPDDALPVSEVYSGAIIHWMLYKIFAGDNGDANAAKAQHHLTAFYQTLGVKLKADLFFPVQVQEAE from the coding sequence ATGAAAGCCCGCGAACTGTTCTTACAGGTGTCTGCCATTTTACAAGATATGATTCCAGATGCCCGCCGCTGGCCTTGGGAGAAGCAGGCAGACGAATCGGACGTGTCACTTGTGGATTTGTTTAATTCTGCGCTGTTTGAAATTGCCATGAACAGACCGGATGCCACTGCGGTGACGGAATCCATCAAACTTGAGACAGGGGCGCGGCAACTCATCCCCGACCCTGCGCTGCATCAATCTAGCAAAAAAGCGCTGCGGCTATTAGAAGTTGTACAGAATATGGGTTCAGACGGGCACACAGCCGGAGAACCCATTTTTGCAACAGCCCGTGATGCCCTGAAGACAGCAGACTGGTCAAAAGACGGTATAGAAATCGACAACTACGCCTATGATGCCAAGACCAACCCACAGGTCTACTACGTGCTGCCAGCGGTAGCAAAAGACAAAGACGTATGGGTTGAGGCGACGTATTCGGCTATACCGGATGCCATTGCCAGCCCTGACGATGCATTGCCCGTTTCTGAAGTCTACTCCGGTGCGATTATTCACTGGATGCTTTACAAGATTTTTGCAGGTGATAATGGCGATGCCAATGCAGCAAAGGCGCAGCATCACCTGACCGCTTTTTATCAGACCCTTGGTGTCAAATTGAAAGCTGATCTCTTTTTCCCTGTACAAGTGCAGGAGGCAGAATAG